One genomic segment of Spirochaetota bacterium includes these proteins:
- the fdhF gene encoding formate dehydrogenase subunit alpha, whose protein sequence is MSSTTTIKPQLKEEEISDAITLVIDGRSVHVKKGVTVLEAAKSAGIYIPTLCYDPDLEPYGACRLCVVEIDGMRGLVTSCTTKATENMIVHTSTPKVNQSRKITMELIIANHQGNCLTCYKNQNCELQDIAKYLGIDQESFDRLRKSERILPIDRSNPAFEIDPNKCILCGKCVRVCQEITCVGAIDIAFRGYDAKISAFGNKPIVESICESCGECVARCPTGALVPRHEQQPIREIKTVCPYCGVGCSFYLGVRDNEIVSVKGDRSSPVNKGGLCVKGRFGYDYISHNDRLKRPLIRREGIAKEISGEEHDIKDYFREAEWDEALEIIASKLSLIKGKYGSDSIGLLSSAKCTNEENYLLQKFARTVIGTNSIDHCARLUHAPTVAGLVKSFGSGAMTNSITDFEKADLLFVIGSNTTECHPIIGRIIRQGIKFHGKKLIVADARAIELSKIADIHLRHRPGSDVALINAMMHVIIKEGLHDEKFIAERTEDFEEMKENLLKNYAPEKVVEIVGITASEIVEAARLFANAKSACLLYGMGITQHTTGTDNVMSCANLLMLTGNIGREGAGLSPLRGQNNVQGACDMGALPNVLPGYLAVTENKNREKAETIWNADNLPKEIGLTMGDMMNRAIEGDLKAMYIMGENPVMSDPDMKHTRESLANLEFLVVQDIFPTETSTYADVILPAAVFAEKDGTFTNTERRVQKLAKAIDPPGEAKADWEIICLIAQRMGHDFDYKNTSDIMDEIAAVTPIYGGIRYDRLDDYGLQWPCTDIEHPGTPILHRDNFTRGKGKFHAVEYKPPAESSSKDYPLILTTGRILEHFHTGSMSRRSDRLDKLHPNGAVDINPEDAAKLGIIEGDTITITSGRGKIETKVNITDKTLPGLAFMAFHWRESPANILTNPAFDPVSKIPEFKVSAVKAVLSVLDRAVQDNAFFALLSENPSQALKEYDLSNEEKAAIMSGDINKIESWVGKLDKRLEKWLIARLQRESW, encoded by the coding sequence ATGAGTTCAACAACCACAATTAAACCACAACTAAAAGAGGAAGAAATATCAGACGCTATTACCCTTGTTATTGATGGGAGAAGTGTGCATGTAAAGAAGGGTGTTACTGTGCTGGAAGCTGCAAAAAGCGCTGGGATATATATCCCTACTCTTTGTTACGATCCAGATCTGGAGCCCTATGGAGCGTGCCGTCTATGTGTTGTAGAGATTGACGGCATGCGCGGGCTTGTTACCTCCTGTACAACAAAAGCGACAGAAAATATGATAGTACATACAAGCACTCCAAAGGTTAATCAATCCCGTAAAATTACAATGGAGCTAATAATAGCAAACCACCAGGGGAATTGTCTTACCTGCTATAAAAACCAGAATTGCGAGCTACAGGATATTGCAAAATATTTAGGCATTGACCAGGAAAGCTTTGATCGATTAAGGAAGAGCGAACGGATCCTTCCAATTGACAGGAGCAATCCTGCCTTTGAGATCGATCCGAATAAGTGCATACTATGCGGCAAATGCGTCAGGGTATGCCAGGAGATAACCTGTGTCGGAGCTATCGATATCGCTTTTAGGGGATATGACGCGAAGATAAGCGCCTTTGGCAATAAACCTATTGTCGAATCGATTTGCGAATCCTGCGGAGAATGCGTTGCCAGGTGCCCTACCGGAGCCCTTGTGCCACGGCACGAACAGCAGCCGATTCGTGAAATAAAAACAGTATGTCCATACTGCGGTGTGGGATGCTCTTTCTATCTTGGAGTCCGTGACAACGAGATAGTCAGCGTTAAAGGAGACAGAAGCAGCCCAGTCAATAAGGGAGGACTCTGTGTTAAGGGACGATTCGGATATGACTATATAAGTCATAATGACAGACTTAAAAGGCCGCTAATCAGAAGAGAAGGCATAGCCAAAGAGATAAGCGGAGAAGAACATGATATCAAGGACTATTTCCGCGAAGCTGAATGGGATGAGGCGCTGGAGATAATAGCATCAAAGCTATCTTTAATTAAAGGGAAGTACGGTTCCGATAGTATTGGACTATTAAGCTCTGCTAAGTGCACTAACGAGGAGAATTATCTGCTTCAAAAATTTGCGCGAACAGTTATCGGAACCAACAGCATAGACCATTGCGCGCGTCTTTGACACGCTCCGACTGTGGCCGGTCTGGTCAAATCATTCGGAAGCGGAGCAATGACAAATTCCATCACAGATTTCGAAAAAGCTGATCTGCTGTTTGTGATCGGCTCCAATACTACAGAGTGTCACCCCATTATTGGAAGAATAATACGCCAGGGCATAAAATTTCACGGCAAGAAACTTATTGTTGCTGATGCCCGCGCTATTGAACTCTCAAAGATCGCTGATATTCACTTGCGCCACAGACCTGGAAGCGATGTAGCATTGATCAATGCTATGATGCATGTTATTATCAAAGAGGGTTTGCATGACGAAAAATTTATAGCTGAACGAACTGAGGACTTTGAGGAAATGAAGGAAAACCTTCTCAAGAATTATGCTCCGGAAAAGGTTGTTGAAATAGTTGGCATTACAGCCTCGGAAATAGTAGAGGCTGCCCGTCTCTTTGCCAATGCAAAAAGCGCATGTCTTCTCTACGGTATGGGTATAACGCAGCATACAACAGGGACTGATAATGTTATGAGCTGCGCTAACCTCCTAATGCTCACTGGAAATATTGGACGCGAAGGCGCGGGACTGAGCCCGCTAAGGGGGCAAAACAATGTGCAAGGCGCATGTGATATGGGCGCGCTTCCAAATGTATTGCCAGGCTATCTGGCAGTAACTGAGAATAAAAACAGGGAAAAGGCTGAAACCATTTGGAATGCAGATAATTTGCCCAAAGAGATTGGGCTTACTATGGGTGATATGATGAACAGGGCTATTGAAGGCGATCTTAAAGCAATGTACATTATGGGAGAGAATCCGGTAATGTCGGATCCAGACATGAAGCACACCCGCGAAAGCCTGGCAAATCTTGAATTTCTCGTTGTTCAGGATATCTTTCCTACAGAAACCTCAACCTATGCGGATGTTATACTTCCTGCTGCAGTATTTGCCGAAAAGGACGGCACTTTTACAAATACTGAAAGAAGGGTACAGAAACTCGCTAAGGCTATCGATCCACCGGGTGAGGCAAAAGCCGACTGGGAGATTATATGCCTAATCGCCCAAAGGATGGGGCACGATTTCGATTACAAAAACACATCGGACATAATGGATGAGATAGCCGCTGTTACACCTATTTATGGCGGCATCCGCTATGACAGGCTTGATGACTATGGATTGCAGTGGCCATGCACTGACATAGAACATCCAGGAACCCCAATTCTTCATAGGGATAACTTTACCCGCGGCAAGGGTAAATTTCATGCTGTCGAATATAAACCTCCTGCTGAATCAAGCTCAAAGGATTACCCGCTGATCCTCACAACAGGACGTATTTTGGAACACTTTCATACAGGGAGCATGAGCAGGCGTTCTGATAGGCTGGACAAACTGCATCCAAATGGAGCTGTTGATATCAATCCTGAAGATGCCGCAAAACTTGGCATTATTGAGGGTGATACTATTACAATCACCTCAGGACGCGGCAAGATCGAAACCAAAGTAAATATCACAGACAAAACATTGCCAGGCTTGGCATTCATGGCATTTCACTGGCGAGAATCACCCGCAAATATATTGACCAATCCTGCCTTTGACCCGGTTTCTAAAATACCGGAATTTAAGGTATCTGCTGTAAAAGCAGTACTTTCAGTTCTTGACAGGGCTGTTCAGGACAATGCCTTCTTCGCGCTTCTTTCTGAGAATCCAAGTCAGGCATTAAAGGAATATGATCTATCCAATGAAGAAAAAGCGGCAATCATGAGCGGCGATATAAATAAAATCGAATCATGGGTTGGCAAGCTGGATAAAAGGCTTGAAAAGTGGCTCATTGCCAGACTGCAAAGGGAGAGTTGGTGA
- a CDS encoding NADH-ubiquinone oxidoreductase-F iron-sulfur binding region domain-containing protein, whose product MNDKINPKWEHIVLVCQGTGCTSSKSDKILLELEKEVEKAGLKSIKIDFTGCHGFCEQGPIVIVEPEGIFYAHVKIEDAKDIVHSHLKNGKPLERLFYRDPATNKAIPTYNEMNFYKKQKRLILRNCGHINPEKIEDYIANNGYKAIKKVLAQMSPKDVIDEIKKSGLRGRGGAGFSTGQKWEFCYNAPGNEKYLICNADEGDPGAFMDRSTMEGDPHTIIEGMLIAAYAIGANHGYVYCRAEYPLAIKRMGIALKQAHENEFLGENILNSGFNFDIKIKEGAGAFVCGEETSLMASIEGKRGMPRPRPPFPAQSGLWGKPTNINNVKTLSSIPVIINEGAQWYANIGTKDSPGTAVFALTGKIANSGLVEVPMGTTLRVIIFDIGGGILNGKRFKAVQTGGPSGGCLPASFLDSPVDYETLAKAGSIMGSGGMVVLDEDTCMVDVAKYFLSFTMLESCGKCIPCRWGNKQLLEILEDITNGRGSIEDIDLLIELSESVKAGSLCGLGQTSPNPVLSTIRYFRDEYESHIIKKHCVAAVCKGLVKAPCSHTCPAGVDIPRYIRLISEKRYDEAVAVIRESMPFPSVCGYVCFHPCETKCRRGMIDEPIAIKELKRFAADHAKKLKFENPESVEPSGKRVAVVGSGPAGLTAAYYLAKVCGHSVTVFEELPKTGGMLRVGIPRYRLPEYILDHEIDIIKNSGVDIKTNTKIDDIYSLLEQGYEAIFLSLGAHAGAKMRVHGEDTEGVIDCVDLLRDVSLGKDIKLEGRVAVVGGGNAAIDASRTALRIGAKNVKILYRRTEEEMPAAEEEIHDALEEGVEIEYLVAPDKIYRENGHIRMECQRMRLGKIDASGRRRPEPIKGNRYEENFDTIIAAIGQTTRIPENLGVPTDKWGTLKANQYTLETEIKGVFAGGDATTGPASVIEAIAAGKQAAISIDKYLGGDGIIIEKLTAPEEKPETFESEEEEEKHRPEMHKIAVKKRLKGLALVEKGLSRKQAIEEANRCLRCDLEEA is encoded by the coding sequence ATGAATGATAAAATTAATCCAAAATGGGAACATATTGTTCTTGTTTGCCAAGGGACAGGTTGCACTTCATCAAAATCTGATAAAATACTGCTGGAGCTTGAAAAGGAGGTAGAAAAGGCAGGATTAAAATCTATAAAAATAGACTTCACTGGTTGTCACGGGTTTTGTGAACAGGGACCTATTGTAATTGTAGAACCAGAGGGTATATTCTACGCTCATGTTAAGATAGAGGATGCAAAGGATATTGTCCACTCTCATCTGAAAAATGGTAAACCATTAGAGCGCCTTTTTTACCGAGATCCGGCAACAAACAAGGCAATACCTACATATAATGAAATGAATTTTTATAAAAAGCAGAAACGACTGATCCTACGAAACTGTGGTCATATCAATCCAGAAAAGATAGAAGACTATATTGCCAATAACGGTTATAAAGCAATTAAGAAGGTCCTTGCCCAAATGTCCCCTAAAGATGTAATTGATGAGATAAAAAAATCAGGACTCAGGGGTCGGGGAGGCGCCGGTTTTTCCACAGGGCAAAAATGGGAATTCTGCTATAATGCTCCTGGGAACGAAAAATACCTGATATGCAATGCAGATGAGGGTGACCCTGGAGCATTTATGGATAGGAGCACAATGGAGGGGGATCCTCATACAATAATCGAAGGAATGCTAATAGCAGCCTATGCAATCGGAGCTAATCATGGCTATGTATATTGCAGAGCAGAATATCCCCTTGCTATTAAAAGAATGGGCATAGCCTTAAAACAAGCACATGAAAACGAATTTTTGGGAGAAAATATATTAAACTCCGGATTTAATTTTGACATAAAGATCAAGGAGGGCGCAGGCGCCTTTGTCTGTGGAGAGGAGACATCGCTAATGGCCTCGATTGAAGGCAAGAGGGGTATGCCTCGCCCCCGCCCCCCATTCCCTGCTCAATCAGGATTATGGGGAAAACCAACAAATATCAATAATGTGAAAACATTATCCAGCATACCGGTTATTATAAATGAAGGCGCTCAATGGTATGCAAATATAGGGACCAAAGATAGCCCGGGTACTGCTGTTTTTGCATTAACCGGCAAGATCGCAAACAGCGGACTTGTCGAAGTGCCTATGGGAACAACCCTGAGAGTGATCATTTTTGATATTGGAGGCGGAATATTGAATGGCAAGCGATTCAAGGCTGTGCAGACAGGGGGACCATCTGGGGGATGCCTGCCTGCGAGCTTTCTTGACTCCCCTGTTGATTACGAAACACTGGCAAAAGCAGGATCGATAATGGGATCCGGAGGTATGGTAGTTCTGGATGAAGATACCTGCATGGTTGATGTGGCAAAATATTTTCTCTCCTTCACCATGCTTGAGTCCTGTGGCAAATGCATACCCTGCCGCTGGGGGAATAAGCAACTGCTCGAAATCCTTGAGGATATTACCAATGGAAGAGGTAGTATTGAGGATATTGATCTCTTGATTGAATTAAGCGAATCTGTTAAAGCAGGTTCTCTATGCGGGCTTGGTCAGACATCGCCGAACCCTGTGCTTTCAACAATCAGATACTTCAGAGATGAATACGAATCTCATATAATAAAAAAACATTGTGTAGCTGCGGTATGTAAGGGACTGGTCAAAGCCCCATGCAGCCATACCTGTCCAGCAGGCGTGGATATTCCGCGTTATATAAGGTTGATATCGGAGAAAAGGTATGATGAGGCCGTGGCGGTTATCCGGGAAAGCATGCCCTTCCCATCTGTATGCGGTTATGTATGCTTCCATCCCTGCGAGACCAAATGCCGCAGGGGAATGATAGATGAACCGATTGCGATCAAGGAACTAAAGCGCTTTGCCGCTGATCATGCAAAAAAACTGAAATTTGAAAATCCTGAGTCTGTTGAACCTTCTGGAAAGCGAGTAGCAGTTGTTGGTTCAGGACCTGCTGGACTTACAGCAGCCTATTATCTTGCAAAGGTTTGCGGGCATTCTGTGACTGTTTTCGAAGAACTGCCCAAAACAGGCGGCATGCTGCGTGTTGGAATTCCAAGATATAGGCTTCCTGAGTATATTTTAGATCACGAAATAGATATAATAAAAAACTCCGGTGTGGATATAAAAACTAATACAAAAATAGATGATATCTATTCGCTGCTTGAACAGGGATATGAAGCAATTTTCTTAAGCTTAGGCGCCCACGCCGGAGCTAAGATGAGGGTACACGGCGAGGATACAGAAGGCGTAATCGATTGTGTTGACCTGCTTCGCGATGTCAGTCTGGGAAAGGATATAAAACTTGAAGGTAGAGTGGCAGTTGTCGGTGGAGGAAATGCAGCAATAGACGCATCGCGCACAGCCCTCCGTATAGGCGCAAAGAATGTAAAGATACTCTATAGACGCACTGAAGAGGAGATGCCGGCAGCAGAAGAAGAGATTCATGATGCGCTTGAAGAGGGCGTGGAAATTGAGTATCTTGTCGCTCCTGACAAGATATATCGCGAAAACGGACATATTCGAATGGAATGTCAGCGTATGAGGTTGGGAAAGATAGATGCAAGCGGGAGAAGACGCCCGGAGCCTATAAAAGGAAACAGGTATGAAGAGAATTTCGATACCATTATAGCGGCTATCGGACAGACTACCAGAATACCAGAAAATTTGGGAGTTCCCACAGACAAATGGGGAACGTTGAAGGCAAATCAATATACCCTTGAGACAGAAATAAAGGGAGTCTTTGCAGGAGGCGACGCGACTACAGGACCGGCTTCGGTTATTGAGGCAATTGCAGCAGGCAAACAGGCTGCAATTTCTATTGATAAATACCTCGGAGGAGATGGCATAATTATAGAGAAGCTCACTGCCCCTGAAGAAAAACCGGAAACATTTGAATCAGAGGAGGAAGAGGAAAAACATCGTCCGGAGATGCACAAAATAGCAGTAAAAAAAAGGCTTAAAGGACTTGCCCTTGTTGAAAAGGGCCTAAGCAGAAAACAGGCAATTGAAGAGGCAAACAGATGTCTTAGATGTGACCTTGAGGAAGCATAG
- the nuoE gene encoding NADH-quinone oxidoreductase subunit NuoE — MNKSLLKAENNTTQEEDEWKIEELVLQILESFENNKSNLIPVLQQVQQNFGYLPELAMKKIAQYMGIPESTVFGVATFYAFFKLVPTGRNIIKVCRGTACHVRGGARILREVKKQLGISPGESTPDLEYYLETVACIGACSLAPTMVINDDTYGQMTPKKVTEILKSTGQGVQNE, encoded by the coding sequence ATGAACAAATCCCTGCTAAAGGCAGAAAACAACACAACACAAGAAGAAGATGAATGGAAAATTGAGGAACTGGTCCTTCAGATATTAGAATCCTTTGAAAACAATAAAAGTAATTTGATACCTGTATTACAACAAGTTCAGCAAAATTTTGGCTATTTGCCGGAACTGGCAATGAAGAAAATAGCTCAGTATATGGGCATCCCTGAAAGTACTGTATTTGGTGTCGCTACATTTTATGCATTCTTTAAACTCGTTCCAACAGGCCGAAATATTATAAAAGTCTGTCGAGGCACTGCGTGTCACGTGCGTGGAGGAGCTAGAATCTTGAGAGAAGTAAAGAAACAGCTTGGCATAAGCCCGGGTGAAAGCACCCCTGACCTTGAATACTACCTGGAGACTGTGGCCTGCATTGGAGCGTGTTCTTTAGCTCCCACAATGGTTATAAACGACGATACATACGGCCAGATGACACCCAAAAAGGTCACTGAGATATTAAAAAGTACGGGCCAAGGAGTACAAAATGAATGA
- a CDS encoding response regulator, producing MEHNILDERHERLLIVDDEVNLCRGCQRIFEDEGYIMETAYTGKDGLRRATKEMYDAVLVDLKMPDMNGIDLIKRLKEYRPEVPVIMITGYASVPTAVEAMKSGADDYIPKPFNPDEIVGAVKKAIRKFTGNTKTDKMDTTDKRIIEKEQVLRVLNRTADDKNFWTELMENGSKALEEYSLSNAAKAAIVSGDINWIEKNVGELTTKQSEYLEHRLQVERW from the coding sequence ATGGAACATAACATTTTAGATGAAAGGCATGAAAGACTCTTAATTGTAGACGATGAAGTAAATCTCTGCAGAGGATGTCAAAGAATTTTTGAGGATGAAGGCTACATAATGGAAACAGCTTATACAGGGAAGGATGGATTAAGAAGGGCAACAAAAGAGATGTATGATGCAGTTTTGGTTGATTTGAAGATGCCGGATATGAATGGAATTGATCTTATAAAGCGACTCAAAGAATACCGACCTGAGGTACCAGTAATAATGATCACAGGATATGCATCTGTGCCAACTGCTGTAGAAGCGATGAAATCTGGAGCTGACGATTATATCCCCAAACCTTTTAATCCGGATGAAATTGTAGGAGCTGTTAAAAAAGCAATTAGAAAGTTTACCGGAAACACCAAGACAGATAAGATGGATACAACTGATAAAAGGATTATCGAGAAAGAACAGGTTCTCAGAGTATTAAACAGGACGGCTGATGACAAGAACTTTTGGACCGAATTGATGGAAAATGGATCTAAAGCCCTTGAGGAATACAGCTTAAGTAATGCTGCTAAGGCTGCTATTGTATCAGGAGATATCAATTGGATAGAAAAAAATGTAGGAGAACTGACAACAAAACAGTCTGAATATTTGGAACATCGGCTCCAGGTGGAAAGATGGTAA